The Brassica oleracea var. oleracea cultivar TO1000 unplaced genomic scaffold, BOL UnpScaffold00932, whole genome shotgun sequence region TCTTCTGCAAGAAGCATGTCTCTAGAGTTTTCAATCGAAAACCCTAGATCGAGCTGATATCTTGTTCGTACCCTCCATCAGGTTGGTATCAAAGCAAAACCATCCCCAGCCGCAACCCGCGCAAACAACCTCTGTTCGTCACCATGCCCCGCGCCAAGAAAGAAACCCAAGCCGAGATTACACAACGCACTATGGAAGAGATGCAGACACAACTTGCTCAACTTAGTCAAGCAATGCAAGGTCTTTTAGCTCAACGTAATGCCGCCACACCAGTAGAAGAACAAGACGATGAACAGTCCGATCACGATGACGATGCAAACCCATTTGCAGTTCTTGGAGCAAATCAACAAATAGCTCAACCAGCTCAACTTAACGAGCGATGGGATCGGAGctttaaattcaaaatacagaGTTCCATGGCAGCCAGGTCGCGGAAGATCTCCTTGACTGGATCGCCACGGTGGACGAAATCTTGGAATTTAAGCATGTTCCGCTTGACCAATGCGTCCCTGTCCTAGCAATGCGGTTTCGAAGCAGAGCAACCGCTTGGCGGACTCAACTTAAAGCATCCAGACTTCGTTTAGGCAAACCTAGAATTGAGTCATGGGACAAATTGAAGAAACACATGCGCAAGACGTTCTTACCATATAACTATGATCAGCTAATGTTTCAACGTTTACAACACCTTCGTTGAGGAAGCCACACAGTGGAAGAATATGCAACTGAGTTCTTCTTGTTACTAAACAGGATTGATATTCATGATTCAGACAGGCAACCCGTGGCCCGCTTCATCGGGGGCTTACGACAACAGATTCAATACACATTGAATTTGTTTAACCCGCTCACATTATCTGAAGCTCATCAACATGCCTTAACAGTCGAAGCACAGAGCAAGACAGGTGCCACACCATGGAACTTGACTCGACAGTGGCGAACGACCCCGACTCCATCAACAACTACTCCACCAACACTGGCTACCCCAACCGAAACGACCATCGTTCCAGTTGATACAGCAACACGTCCAGCTCGTACTGGCAATTTGTGTTGCTTTGCTTGCGGAGAACTCGGTCATTGCCAAGCAAATTGCCCAACCCGCAACAAACGAAGCCTTTTACTTGACTCGTCTGGTAGCGACGTCGAACTAGAAGATGATGACGATGTTCTAGATGACGATCATGAAGAATTAATAGCAGATACTGGAGTTTCGCTAATGTTACGACGCTCCTGCCTTGCCCCTCGTGTTAACGGAGACTTCCCGCAACGCAACAACCTTTGTCGTTCCCGATGTACTATCGAAGGCAAAGTTTGTAAACTTATTATAGCCTCTGGTAGCAGCGAGAACATCATTGCTGCAGATGCCGTTAAAAAGTTATCTCTCAAAGACGAGCTGCATCCGACTCCTTATAAACTCGCGTGGTTATAGCATACTCACGACTTACTCGTGACACGCCGCACCTTGGTCGCCTTCTCGATAGGTAACACATATCATGATGAAATATATTGTGATATTGTCCCAATGGATGCGTGCCACTTGTTTCTTGGACGGCCATGGTAATTTGA contains the following coding sequences:
- the LOC106320464 gene encoding uncharacterized protein LOC106320464 gives rise to the protein MPRAKKETQAEITQRTMEEMQTQLAQLSQAMQGLLAQRNAATPVEEQDDEQSDHDDDANPFAVLGANQQIAQPAQLNERWDRSFKFKIQSSMAARIDIHDSDRQPVARFIGGLRQQIQYTLNLFNPLTLSEAHQHALTVEAQSKTGATPWNLTRQWRTTPTPSTTTPPTLATPTETTIVPVDTATRPARTGNLCCFACGELGHCQANCPTRNKRSLLLDSSGSDVELEDDDDVLDDDHEELIADTGVSLMLRRSCLAPRVNGDFPQRNNLCRSRCTIEGKVCKLIIASGSSENIIAADAVKKLSLKDELHPTPYKLAWL